The following proteins are encoded in a genomic region of Grus americana isolate bGruAme1 chromosome 5, bGruAme1.mat, whole genome shotgun sequence:
- the LOC129207495 gene encoding USP6 N-terminal-like protein isoform X2 codes for MCRRVYKGIPLQVRGQVWSLLLDVEKMKKENEGKYEQMKEQAKSFSSEIKQIDLDVNRTFRNHIMFRDRYGVKQQALFHVLSAYSVYNTEVSYCQGMSQIAAILLMYLNEEDAFWALAQLLTNQRHAMHGFFIPGFPKLQRFQAHHEQILSKLFPKLKKHMDKEQMTTGIYTTKWFLQCFIDRTPFTLTLRLWDIYILEGERVLTAMAYTILKLHKKRLLKMTLEDLREFLQEKIAASLQYEDDAVIEQLQVSMTELRKMKFDLPPPAKPEEFPRKPLGLELSLNPVARKGNVAANGQNGCVGEHPLDKELHPHRSLGEPGGMTAMEARTPILQDSETAEATDIHLHPPGKQPLGGESRVDPTGDGQLPPLLKASETQAHHHLLPTALPPEQPLLAPGRAMVDHESVCLPAPAEHGSLDSSLQNTPSPPNSSTAELSTMDHTVWQPNPSALLAGEQASSLCKEKALNAPPHPLLGGWQRLSSASQHDNSPKSEHEEEMAEKHCRAALPDKMDLKHLASKAASTGELASLQENGPGSTTGTMHWLGGLGALPTHGLAGGSVPILSGGESEAAGPGKGCPFQQAPSRAVEGNSPYIVVKTTTPLHLAHVTEQDFSNRKQVALPLLETGHPLPAASMPPPLELDPEEVDAQKSLQKPLNALKAPRPSLSPKPKLPLQVAKSRSENSFLSGSPPLAKLPKSITF; via the exons CAAATGAAAGAACAAGCAAAGAGCTTTTCATCGGAAATCAAGCAGATAGATTTGGATGTTAATCGCACCTTCCGAAACCACATCATGTTTCGGGATCGCTATGGAGTGAA GCAACAGGCACTCTTCCATGTCCTGTCAGCATACTCTGTTTATAACACC GAAGTGAGCTACTGCCAAGGGATGAGCCAGATCGCAGCCATCCTCCTGATGTACTTAAACGAAGAGGATGCATTTTGGGCACTGGCACAGCTGCTGACCAACCAGCGGCACGCCATGCACG GTTTTTTCATTCCTGGATTCCCGAAGCTGCAGAGATTTCAAGCTCACCACGAGCAGATTTTAAGCAAACTGTTTCCGAAACTGAAGAAGCACATG GACAAGGAGCAGATGACTACGGGGATTTACACGACCAAGTGGTTCCTGCAGTGTTTCATTGACCGG ACCCCCTTCACCCTCACCTTGCGGCTGTGGGATATCTACATCCTGGAAGGAGAGCGGGTGCTGACAGCCATGGCTTACACCATCCTCAAACTGCACAAAA AGCGCTTGCTGAAGATGACGCTGGAAGATTTACGGGAATTTCTACAGGAGAAAATTGCTGCTTCACTGCAGTATGAGGATGATGCCGTCATTGAGCAACTGCAGGTGTCGATGACCGAGCTGCGCAAGATGAAATTTGACCTCCCCCCACCAG CAAAGCCTGAGGAGTTCCCACGGAAACCCCTGGGTCTGGAGCTCTCCCTCAACCCGGTAGCCAGGAAGGGCAATGTGGCAGCCAATGGCCAGAATGGCTGTGTGGGTGAGCACCCCCTGGATAAGGAGCTCCATCCCCACAGAAGTCTGGGGGAGCCGGGAGGTATGACAGCAATGGAGGCGAGGACTCCCATCCTCCAGGACAGTGAAACAGCTGAAGCAACGGACATCCACCTGCATCCTCCTGGCAAGCAGCCACTGGGAGGGGAGAGTCGGGTAGACCCCACTGGGGACGGGCAGCTGCCACCTCTTCTGAAAGCAAGCGAGACACAGGCCCATCATCAcctcctgcccacagccctgcctccaGAGCAGCCTCTTCTCGCTCCTGGCCGTGCCATGGTGGACCATGAGTCAGTCTGCCTTCCTGCCCCAGCCGAGCACGGCTCCTTGGACTCATCTCTCCAAAACACGCCGAGTCCTCCCAACTCGAGCACCGCTGAGCTTTCCACTATGGACCACACGGTATGGCAGCCAAATccttctgccctgctggcaGGAGAACAAGCATCTTCCctctgcaaagagaaagcactcaatgcaccccctcatcctctGCTGGGTGGCTGGCAGCGGCTCTCCAGCGCATCGCAGCATGACAACTCCCCAAAGAGCGAGCACGAGGAGGAGATGGCtgagaagcactgcagagcagcgCTGCCGGACAAAATGGACTTGAAGCATTTGGCATCCAAAGCTGCATCCACAGGGGAGCTCGCCAGCCTGCAGGAGAACGGGCCAGGGAGCACCACCGGCACCATGCACTGGCTGGGGGGTTTGGGCGCGCTGCCCACGCACGGGCTGGCAGGCGGCAGCGTGCCCATCTTGTCTGGCGGTGAGTCAgaggcagcggggccgggcaaGGGCTGCCCCTTCCAGCAGGCACCATCCCGTGCAGTGGAGGGGAACAGCCCCTACATCGTTGTCAAAACCACCACTCCCCTCCACCTGGCCCACGTGACAGAGCAGGACTTCTCGAACAGAAAGCAGGTGGCATTGCCTCTGCTGGAGACTGGAcatcccctgcctgctgcctccatGCCACCACCTCTTGAGCTGGACCCAGAGGAGGTAGATGCACAAAAAAGCCTCCAGAAACCATTAAACGCACTGAAAGCCCCACGACCCTCTCTGAGCCCCAAACCAAAATTACCGCTGCAGGTTGCCAAATCCCGCTCGGAGAACAGTTTCCTTTCAGGTTCTCCTCCCCTGGCAAAGCTGCCCAAATCGATAACGTTTtag